In Candidatus Omnitrophota bacterium, the sequence CAGGGCGTACTGAAAAGACAGATGGAATTCGTGCTTGGCGCCACGGGTACAGGGCTGGATATAATAGATTCTGAATACAACGTCAAATATGTCGATCCGGAATGGGCCAAACAGTATGGCGATTACCATGGCAGGAAGTGCTATGAGTATTTTATGGGGGCCAATGACATCTGCCAGGGATGCGGGGTCGCCAGGGCCTTGGTGACGAAGAAGACGGTCGTGACAGAGGAAATACTGGCCAAAGAGGGCAACAAGGTGATACAGGTCACCAGCATCCCCTACCAGGATGAACATGGGAACTGGCTGGTCGCGGAGGTCAACGTGGATATCACCGCTCTTAAGACCACGCAGCGAGACCTGGAACGCAACCAAAGACAACTTGAGGCCATCCTGAACAATATTCCCGATATGGCGTGGCTAAAGGACGAAAAGAGCCGTTTTATCGCCGTGAACGAAGCCTTTAGCCTCGCGTGCGGGGTATCCCCGGATGACCTTTTGGGGAAGACTGACATCGATATATGGTCACGCGGCCTGGCGAAAAAATATCGCGAGGACGACAAGCAGGTGATGGAAGCGCGCGCGGGGAAATGCATAGAAGAACCACTTATAACAAAAGACGGAAGGGAAATAGTCATTGAGACCATAAAAACACCTATTTTCAATGACAATGACGAGGTCATCGGGACTACGGGTATAGCCAGGGATATAACCGACAGGAAAAAGACCGAAGAAAGGCTTCGTGAGAGCGAAGAGGAGTACAGGACCCTTTTCGACAGCGCGGCTGACCTTATCGCGGTAATAAACGTGGATGGTACGGTGCTTGACGTCAACAGGAAATTCGAGGTCGATAGCGGTTATTCGCAGGAAGAGATCATCGGTAAGGATATCCTCAAGACAGGTGTTATAACACACAGGTCCATAGACAAGGTGAAGTCCGCTTTCCGCGCGATAATAAAGGGAAAGGGCAATGAGGTTTTTGAGATCGAAGGTATAAACAAGAACGGCGACCTAGTCCCCTATGAGCTTCGCGTGGTGCCTATAAGGAAAGATAACAGGACGGTAGAGATACAGGCGGTACTCAGGAATATCGCTGAGAGAAAACAGGCGGAAAGAGCGATACATGAGAGCGAGGAGAAATACCGGAACGTGGTAGAGATGGCGCAAGACGGGATATGTGTTATCCAGAACCGTAAGATGGTCTACGCTAACCCCCAACTCGCGGCGCTCCTGGCAATGCCGGCCGATAAGATAGTCGGGAACGATTTCACGCGGTTCCTTGATTCGGCGGATGAAGACAGCGTCAGCAAAAAATATGAAAAACTGATCAGCGGGTCGGATAGTATACAGAGATATGAGCTGAGCGGTGTGAACATGCGGGGAGAACCGCTGGAAGTGGAAATAAGCAGCTGTTTTATAACATACGAGAACGAGCCCGCGGCACTTGTGTTCATACATGATATAAGGGACCGGAAGTTGTCGGAAAGGCGTGTCGAGGAAGCCCGTAATTACCTGGATAAGATAATAAATTCCATCGCCGATCCCATATTCGTTAAGGATGAGGAGCACAAGTGGATACTCATGAACAACGCCATGTGCGATTTCATGGGCTATAAGAGAGAGGAGCTCCTGGGCAAGTCGGATTATGATTTTTTCCCGAAAGAAGAGGCCGATGTTTTCTGGGAAAAAGACCAGTGGGTCTTCGATTCGGGCAAGGAGAATGTCAATGAAGAGAAATTCACTGACGCTGTGGGAGTAACGCATACTATTCGCACGAAAAAAACGCTGTATGTCGACCGGAAAGGCAAGAAGATACTTGTCGGTATAATAAGAGATATTACGCAGATAAGAGAGGTCTCGGATGACCTGAGCCGGCAAAAGACGCTCCTCGCCGGGATAATCGAGAACATACCGCATTTTGTTTTCTGGAAGAACAGGGAGAGCGTATACGCGGGATGCAACCCGAAGTTCGCCAAGGTGGCGGGGTTCAACAGCCCGGAGGAAGTGGTCGGCAAGAACGACTATGATATGCCCTGGAAAAAGGAAGAGGCGGATCATTACAGGAGCGTGGACAAGAACGTGATGGACGGCGGCCGTCCGGTACTTGACATGGAAGAATCGCAAAGGCAGGCTGACGGGAAAGAGGCCACCCTCCTTATGAGCAAAGTGCCGCTCTTCGACGGCGGCGGGAACGTGACGGGGGTACTCGGTATATACGCGGATATCACCGAGAGGAAATCGCTAGAGGACCTCTTAAGGCTTTCGGAGATGAAATATCGCACGATATTCGAGAACACGGGTACGGCCATGATCATAATCGACGCGGGGATGAACGTTGTGATGGCGAACTCTGAGTTCGAGAAGCTTCTGGGTTACTCAAAACGCGAGACCGAGAATATTAAAACGGTAATGGATTTCATCTGCGAAGAGTATAAGGAAGAGGTCAAGGAATACCACCGTTTGCGTGGCATCGACCCGAATTCCGTGCCGAGGAATTACGAGGTAGGGGCCCTGACAAGCGGAGGGGAACGGAAAGAACTGTACCTCACCGTCGCGCTTATCCCGGATACGGACAGGACGGTGGTGTCTTTCCTGGATGTCACGGAGCTGAAGAACAATGAGGCTGAACTTAAAAAACAGAAAGACCTCCTGGATAAGACGAACCACGCCCTTGAACACAAATTAAGGGAGTTGCAGGACGCTATAAGCCATATTAAGCGCCTGGAAGGGCTTGTGCCCATATGCGCGAACTGTAAAAAAATGCTTGTTGAAGGTAAGAATTCCAGCGAACCGGAATCGTGGATACCTCTGGAAAAGTATATATCCGAACGTACTGACGCGAGTTTCACGCATGGCCTCTGTCCGGCGTGCATAGAGAAGCTCTACGGGGACATAAAGCGCAACAGGAAAGGCCAGTGACAAGGGATATAAGACTTTCATCAGGGGCCCTTTAGTGGTAAAATGAGCTTATTAAGGCGTTTTGGAGGTGTATATGAGCAGGAAAAGGACCATATTGGCCGTTGATGACGATGAGGCTTTCCTTGTTACCCTGAAGGATATCCTTGAGGACGCCGGATACATAGCGTATGTACTCTCAGAACCGGATAAGATAGAGGCGTACATCGATAGGTACGCGCCCGATGTA encodes:
- a CDS encoding PAS domain S-box protein produces the protein QGVLKRQMEFVLGATGTGLDIIDSEYNVKYVDPEWAKQYGDYHGRKCYEYFMGANDICQGCGVARALVTKKTVVTEEILAKEGNKVIQVTSIPYQDEHGNWLVAEVNVDITALKTTQRDLERNQRQLEAILNNIPDMAWLKDEKSRFIAVNEAFSLACGVSPDDLLGKTDIDIWSRGLAKKYREDDKQVMEARAGKCIEEPLITKDGREIVIETIKTPIFNDNDEVIGTTGIARDITDRKKTEERLRESEEEYRTLFDSAADLIAVINVDGTVLDVNRKFEVDSGYSQEEIIGKDILKTGVITHRSIDKVKSAFRAIIKGKGNEVFEIEGINKNGDLVPYELRVVPIRKDNRTVEIQAVLRNIAERKQAERAIHESEEKYRNVVEMAQDGICVIQNRKMVYANPQLAALLAMPADKIVGNDFTRFLDSADEDSVSKKYEKLISGSDSIQRYELSGVNMRGEPLEVEISSCFITYENEPAALVFIHDIRDRKLSERRVEEARNYLDKIINSIADPIFVKDEEHKWILMNNAMCDFMGYKREELLGKSDYDFFPKEEADVFWEKDQWVFDSGKENVNEEKFTDAVGVTHTIRTKKTLYVDRKGKKILVGIIRDITQIREVSDDLSRQKTLLAGIIENIPHFVFWKNRESVYAGCNPKFAKVAGFNSPEEVVGKNDYDMPWKKEEADHYRSVDKNVMDGGRPVLDMEESQRQADGKEATLLMSKVPLFDGGGNVTGVLGIYADITERKSLEDLLRLSEMKYRTIFENTGTAMIIIDAGMNVVMANSEFEKLLGYSKRETENIKTVMDFICEEYKEEVKEYHRLRGIDPNSVPRNYEVGALTSGGERKELYLTVALIPDTDRTVVSFLDVTELKNNEAELKKQKDLLDKTNHALEHKLRELQDAISHIKRLEGLVPICANCKKMLVEGKNSSEPESWIPLEKYISERTDASFTHGLCPACIEKLYGDIKRNRKGQ